The stretch of DNA GACCCGGTCGGGGTGGGAGCGGCCGTCGGCGTCGGGGCAGGTGCGGCCGTCGCGCCGGCGCTCGCGTTCCCGCCGGACGGGTCACCGCTCGTGTCCGCGTCCGACGTGTCGGGCGACGGTGTGGCGGTCGCCGTCGGGGTCCCGGTTTCCGTCGGCTCCCCGGCCGCCACGACGAACCGGGAGAGGCCCGGCGAGACGGCGCGGTAGGTCAGGTTCGCTCCGGCCCCGTTCACCAGCGTCGTGTCGAGGCGGGTCCAGTTCCCGCCGTCGCGGTACAGCGCCACCGCGTCGGGGTCGGCACCGGCCGCCTCCAGCGCGGCGCGGGCCACGGTGAACCGGAACGTCGTCCGCCCCACCGAACTGTCCCCGTGGGCGACGCGGACGGTCCCCAGCCCGGTCGCGGTCCTCGGCGGCGCGAACGAGTCCGGGGTCCCGTCCCGCGCCCGCACCGTGAGTGTCGTGGTCCGGTCAGCCGGGAACACCGCTCGCAGGTGCGTCACCGAGACGTTCCGGCCGTGAGTCAGGGGGCCGTCGTCGGCGCGTACGGTCTGTGGGAAACCCGTGCCCGAGACCGTCGCCCGCGCGGCGCTGGCGTTCGGGCGCGAGACGGTCACCGACCGGGAGGTCGTCTCGGCCGCCGAGACGTTCACCGTCCGGGTGACGACGGCGGCGTTGCCGGCGGGGTCGGTCACTCTGACCGCGATCTCGCGGGTCCCCGGCGTGCCGAATGCCACCCGGACGGACGGCCCGAGCAGGATGGTGTCGCTCCCGACGCGCCAGCGGTAGCCCGCGACCCGGTGGTCGTCCGTCGAGTTCGCCGCGCTGAACTGCAGCGTCTCGCCGACGGTCGCGGTCCGTGGCCCCGACACGGAGACGTTCGGCGGCGTCGCGTCGTAGCGGACCGTCCGGAGTTCGGCGAACTTGACCGTGTTGCCGCCCTCGTCGGTCGCGTTCAGCCACAGGAACACGTGTTCCCCCTCCTCGTCGACCGTGTATCGGGCGGTGTAGACGGCCGTCTCGGCGACCGTCTCCGTGAAGTCCGAGCGGTTCAGCCTGTCCGTCGACGCCCCGCCGACGGAGACGCGGAGCCGTGACAGTGGCTCGCGGGTCTCGGCCCGGACCAGCATCGTCGACCCGTTCACCCGC from Haloarcula litorea encodes:
- a CDS encoding PKD domain-containing protein, with the translated sequence MPTVTGESARSAPSPGRGRRLLVPAVAVAAAAAVLLLVSGPAAAADTTPPEWGNATRVNGTAIAVTVFDDGSGVETGGLTTDQFVLTAGSVEDVSVASIERGNRTGARVVLALERRVGEENVTVGLSSGASIDDAAGNELEDGTVTATGMDAIPPQYVAFGVRRVNGSTMLVRAETREPLSRLRVSVGGASTDRLNRSDFTETVAETAVYTARYTVDEEGEHVFLWLNATDEGGNTVKFAELRTVRYDATPPNVSVSGPRTATVGETLQFSAANSTDDHRVAGYRWRVGSDTILLGPSVRVAFGTPGTREIAVRVTDPAGNAAVVTRTVNVSAAETTSRSVTVSRPNASAARATVSGTGFPQTVRADDGPLTHGRNVSVTHLRAVFPADRTTTLTVRARDGTPDSFAPPRTATGLGTVRVAHGDSSVGRTTFRFTVARAALEAAGADPDAVALYRDGGNWTRLDTTLVNGAGANLTYRAVSPGLSRFVVAAGEPTETGTPTATATPSPDTSDADTSGDPSGGNASAGATAAPAPTPTAAPTPTGSANVTVANASLNASSPSVGDRVTLSVTVANGGTAAGKALVTVFLDESALTSREVSVPAGETRTVTLTANLTAAGPLAVDGERVATVGSGSGLLPGLPNPLALWPDGVVGTVLGAFVGLVVAVYGVLKALAIYLGY